A stretch of DNA from Candidatus Bathyarchaeota archaeon:
TGGGTTATTTTTTGTTCAAGTTCTTTGTTAATGTTAGAATCTTTCAAAGATTTTCCACTCGATTTACTGGTTTTCTTTTGGGTTTTCGTCAACAATTTCAACTCCAATATTAAAACTCTGTTTCAATTTTGATAATGCCTGACGAACAATAGTTTCCCTCAAATTTAGGGATTCAGAGATGCTTTTCACGCTGATGTCATGTTCATCTAAAGCGTAACGGATGATTCTTCTTGTATCAGGATTCGTGAATAACTCAACGATGTGGGAAGCTTCTTTCATTGCAAAATTTCTGATATACAACAAAATTGCACGTTCATTCTCCAAGGATTCTAGTTGTTTGTCTATTTCAGAAATTATACTGGTAAAAGGTGTGATGGTTTCAAACTGTTTTGGACGTTCCAGGGTTTGGTCCATTTTATCCATCAGAGAAGCAGAAGTATCAGAGATTTCTTCTCGTTCAGGCTCAGAGTCAAAAAATACAACTTTGGCCTTGAAAAAATGTCGGGAAACATCCAAAGTAACAGAAACGTTCTTGTCCAGGGTGTAGATTTTGCGTTTGGGACCAAGGGGACTGGCTTCAACAGAAGATGCCACCATTCCAGCTTCTTCCATTATCCGCAGATGTTTTGCAACCAGCTGTTGACCTAGGCCTAAATCTTTTGCCAACTGAAGGGAGTAATTTGGTTCCTCGCTGAGACGTTTTATGATATCTCTTCGTGTGGGGTTTTCCAGAATCATCAAAAATAGGTCTAAATCGCCTTTGATAGTAATCCCTCACATTGCCTCTTCAGATTCGTAAATGTTTTTGGCGGCTCGAGCTTCAGTCATTTGTTACCACACGTACTATACTACTTTAGGTAGTAAAGCCAACATAGAAAACCAATAATATAAGCATTATG
This window harbors:
- a CDS encoding ArsR family transcriptional regulator, whose product is MMILENPTRRDIIKRLSEEPNYSLQLAKDLGLGQQLVAKHLRIMEEAGMVASSVEASPLGPKRKIYTLDKNVSVTLDVSRHFFKAKVVFFDSEPEREEISDTSASLMDKMDQTLERPKQFETITPFTSIISEIDKQLESLENERAILLYIRNFAMKEASHIVELFTNPDTRRIIRYALDEHDISVKSISESLNLRETIVRQALSKLKQSFNIGVEIVDENPKENQ